A single region of the Lotus japonicus ecotype B-129 chromosome 4, LjGifu_v1.2 genome encodes:
- the LOC130715628 gene encoding uncharacterized protein LOC130715628 — translation MAGCFSYTASRDRCYRFSFSTSGLKSTTTDLGDGTIMHCWTPKSHNPSKPSLLLIHGMGANAMWQWSDFLSPLSRRFNIFIPDLVFFGDSYSTRPERSESFQARCVMALMEAHGVHTVSVVGISYGGFVAYSMAAQFPESVVKVVLVCAGVCLEEKDMDEGMFKVKSVEEAASLLIPQTPEEMRQLVQLTFAKPMKVMPTCFLTDYIEVMCTEYRQEKKELIKSLHKDRKLANLPRITQPTLIVWGEQDQVFPLELAHRLKRHLGEKAQLVVIKNAGHAINKEKPKELCKALKSFLFSPITPSLQGNNGNGHKVD, via the exons ATGGCTGGGTGTTTCAGCTACACTGCTTCACGTGACCGCTGTTACCGCTTCTCCTTCTCCACCTCCGGCCTCAAATCCACCACCACCGATCTCGGTGACGGCACCATCATGCACTGCTGGACCCCCAAGTCCCACAACCCTTCCAAACCTTCCCTTCTCCTCATCCACGGCATGGGTGCCAACGCAATGTGGCAGTGGAGCGATTTCCTCTCCCCTCTCTCCCGTCGCTTCAACATCTTCATCCCCGACCTCGTCTTCTTCGGCGACTCCTACTCTACCCGCCCCGAAAGATCCGAGTCCTTCCAGGCTCGCTGCGTCATGGCTCTCATGGAGGCCCACGGGGTCCACACCGTGAGCGTTGTCGGAATCAGCTACGGCGGATTTGTCGCTTACAGCATGGCGGCGCAGTTCCCGGAGAGCGTGGTGAAGGTGGTGCTGGTCTGTGCTGGGGTGTGCTTGGAGGAGAAGGACATGGATGAAGGGATGTTTAAGGTGAAGAGTGTGGAAGAGGCTGCTAGTCTTTTGATTCCGCAGACGCCGGAGGAGATGAGGCAGCTCGTGCAGCTCACGTTTGCCAAGCCTATGAAGGTCATGCCCACTTGTTTTCTCACCGATTACATTGAG GTGATGTGTACGGAATACCGCCAGGAGAAGAAAGAATTAATCAAATCATTACATAAGGATAGAAAACTGGCTAATCTTCCAAGGATAACCCAG CCTACACTAATAGTCTGGGGAGAACAGGACCAGGTATTCCCACTGGAATTAGCTCATAGACTTAAAAG GCATCTGGGAGAGAAGGCACAACTAGTGGTTATTAAGAATGCAGGGCATGCGATCAATAAAGAGAAGCCCAAGGAGTTGTGCAAGGCTTTGAAATCCTTCCTCTTCAGTCCCATCACTCCATCTTTGCAGGGAAACAACGGTAACGGTCACAAGGTGGATTAg
- the LOC130709927 gene encoding cytochrome P450 71D8-like, producing the protein MELQYSFLAITLLPFLLLWLAKQKIKVSRAMVHKQPPGPWKLPLLGNLHQLAMAGSLPHHALRDLAHKYGPLMYLQLGEIHAMVVSSPDMAKEIMKTHDLAFANRQQTLAAQIMFYGNKDIVFAPYGDYWRQMRKVCTLELFSAKRVQSFSYVREDEVAKLIQSIRFSTPKGSPINFSKSVFSLLSALVSRTVWGKKSNYEDEIMPLLQKTMEMVGGFDVADLFPSLKPLHLITRKKAKLEGMRKKLDKILENVINDNQSNHGKDETLIDVLLRVKQSSNLDIPITIENIKAVLWEMFGAGTDSSATVIEWAMSELMKNPRVMEKTQVEIRKAFKGKKIIIETDLQELSYFKLVIKETLRLHPPVPLLLPRECRETSMIGGYEISVNTKVIVNAWALGRDPNLWYDAEKFIPERFHDTSFDFRGNNFEYLPFGAGRRICPGILLGIANVELSLAALLYHFDWELPNSMKPDDLDMIEHFGSTVGRKNSLYLIPTPYDYSLHHDVHVLTY; encoded by the exons ATGGAATTACAGTACTCCTTTCTAGCTATTACTTTACTCCCCTTCTTGTTGCTTTGGCTTGCAAAGCAGAAAATCAAAGTTAGCAGAGCCATGGTTCATAAACAACCCCCGGGGCCATGGAAACTGCCTCTATTAGGGAACTTGCATCAACTGGCAATGGCGGGATCACTTCCACACCATGCTCTTAGAGATTTAGCTCACAAATATGGTCCTCTAATGTACCTTCAACTGGGCGAAATTCATGCAATGGTTGTATCATCCCCTGATATGGCCAAGGAGATAATGAAGACTCATGATCTTGCTTTTGCAAATAGACAACAAACTCTTGCTGCTCAAATTATGTTCTATGGAAATAAAGATATTGTCTTTGCTCCATATGGTGATTACTGGAGACAGATGAGAAAGGTATGTACCTTAGAGCTTTTTAGTGCTAAAAGGGTTCAATCTTTCTCATACGTTCGAGAAGATGAGGTGGCTAAACTCATACAATCCATTCGATTTTCTACACCAAAAGGTTCACCAATCAATTTCAGCAAAAGCGTGTTTTCTTTGTTAAGCGCTTTAGTTTCAAGGACGGTATGGGGTAAAAAATCCAACTATGAAGATGAAATTATGCCTTTGCTCCAGAAAACTATGGAAATGGTTGGAGGTTTTgatgttgctgatttgttcCCTTCACTAAAACCTCTTCATCTCATAACTCGGAAGAAAGCTAAATTGGAGGGTATGCGTAAGAAGCTGGACAAGATCTTAGAAAATGTTATCAATGATAATCAATCAAACCATGGAAAGGATGAAACTCTCATTGATGTTCTTTTGCGTGTGAAACAAAGTAGCAATCTTGACATACCAATCACTATTGAGAACATCAAAGCCGTTCTATGG GAAATGTTTGGTGCTGGGACTGATAGTTCAGCAACGGTAATAGAGTGGGCTATGtcagagctgatgaagaacccaAGAGTGATGGAGAAGACACAAGTTGAAATAAGAAAAGCTTTCAAGGGGAAGAAAATTATTATCGAGACGGATCTACAAGAACTTAGTTACTTCAAGTTGGTGATCAAAGAAACCTTGAGGTTACACCCACCTGTTCCTTTGCTGCTCCCAAGAGAATGTAGGGAAACTAGCATGATTGGTGGGTACGAAATATCTGTTAATACTAAAGTGATAGTAAATGCATGGGCACTTGGAAGAGATCCCAACCTTTGGTATGATGCAGAGAAGTTTATACCCGAGAGGTTTCATGACACGAGTTTTGATTTTAGAGGGAATAACTTTGAGTACCTCCCTTTTGGGGCAGGAAGGAGAATATGTCCTGGAATTTTACTTGGCATAGCCAATGTTGAGCTTTCTTTAGCTGCATTACTCTACCATTTTGACTGGGAACTCCCCAATAGTATGAAACCAGATGACTTGGACATGATTGAACACTTTGGATCTACAGTTGGAAGGAAAAATAGCTTGTATTTGATTCCAACTCCGTATGATTATTCCCTTCATCATGATGTTCATGTCCTCACCTATTGA